ggaAGATAAGTTTTGTCACATAAACAAAGACCCAAAATCACTGCACCTTAGAGGAGAGTTTCCTTCTCTCCCAGGTAAAAATCTCAATGTAGGCCATTGAGCAGAGTTTCCACCTTGTAACTCCATCTCGTGTGGGTTCCATTCCCGAGGGCATTACTCTAGCTGCAAGACCTGCAGGTTAACCAACAGGAATGGCAAAGGCAGAAGGATAGAGAAAGGGTGGGAAACAGAGTCTGCCCTTTAAAGAAGTTTCCCAGAGTTTCCATGCAGCACTTGTACTTACATCTCTTTGGCCTGAATCTAATCACATGACCACACTCAGCCACAGTGGAACTCAGAAacgtcatttttattttccatcatgCGTTCCAACTGACACATTTAGGTGTTACtatggggaacagagagagaatgaatattggCAAATAACTAGCGAGCTGCCATGGGGTTCCTCCCTGCCATCCTTCCCATGATGTAATGTGTGGGATTCCATTCTCAGAAGTTTCTGGGCtgattcctttccttctccactcACCCAGCACCACCTTGCCCTCTACCTCTTAATCCACCAAGAACGTTATTCTCCTGCTCaacagagaaaagagggcagcAATTAGTGATGGACAGGCGACTTTGACTGTTTAAGCTACTGGGTGCTATGAATTTGAATAGGAGGATCTGAGCCAAGTCTAATCCTCTGCTCTTGTGTTTGCTATCTAAACTGAGGCCACTGTCAGTTTTAATTGAACATAAAATCTCTTGTTTGATCCTAAGCAGTAGAATAGGGTTTTCACTTGCTAGTCAGTGGATTTTGGATTTCCTCCCAATGAAGCTAAACTTTAGGGATAGTTAGCAATATTATCTCATTCAAATGAAGATCTGGAACATTTAGTATTCTCTGGGACATACCAACCTCTGTGGGCAGTAGAATCAGTCATCTAAAGATAAACTTAAGCTGCAAGCATAGCCTTCTTATATAGGCAGTTGCTCTGACACTTCACAAAGCACTACAGACATCTTCAAAGAACAGAACGAAGCATGAAGAGCCCAACCAtcccgcccccccacccgccctgccACACATACCCATTCCACCTGTGTTTTATGCATGGGATTCTATATGAGATAttgcttaaagaaaaattttcatgactttcaaatatttgacCTCATTGTTCCCagccaaattttatttcttatggaTTTGTTCCTCATGGACATTATAGCCCTGAACTTCCCAGGCCTTTCAGAAACTAgtaaaaaaacagtgaaaagaagGGATATAGGTGAAAACTTCTGCTAACTTGTCATCAtgacatatttttgaaaactcaTTTAACTTATTTAGAAAGATCACAATGATGCTTGCAAAATTTGCTTCACAAAACAGCTTCCATGTTGTTACTCCATCTTGTGCAGGCTCCATTCCCAGGAGTGTCACCCTCGCCACATCACCTGCAGGTTGGCCAACAGGAAGGGTAATGGCAGaagggtggggaaagggcaggaaaCAGAGCACCTGTCCTCCAGAGGTCTTGATTAGTGAGATTGTATTAGTaagcatttttgtctttctggcaGTCACAACCTATGTGTATAATTGAAATTAATTGAAATCCTTTGGGTTTTTTAgtcatttaaattctgttttgtaaTTCTTAAGACTTCTTTTATTGTGTGAATGTATCTGTTGCCCAAAATAACTGCATATTTCTATGTAGGTCAACATACACGGAGGAAATGATGACTGACTGACAAGACCTGGTAAATTTGCATAATACAGCCGCACCACaactttattgtttgtttctacTGTCAGAATCTCTCAGCAGTCCCACTTCATATCTGTCAAATACTCCATGGGGACAAAAAAGAGCGAAAGCATTTGTagtctttttgttgttaattataaaaatccaatcttttctttctgggaGATCAACTACTTAAGTAAAAATCACATCTCTGAAAGAATAGTTAAGGGTgctattctaaataaaatattctaagaatttgtttctctctgcatctgtttcttcattttccaactCATATTTTTTCATGGCAACAAAATAGCGAATAAAAGTTTCCCCGAGAGCCTGTCTCAGGCATTGATCTTCCTCCAGTGCCACAAGAGCATCTTCCAGTTTCAAAGGAATCTCGGAAGGTTTTGACTGATAGAGGTCCGTGCTGTCATCTGGACCAACAAGGACACCATCGCTGCTTTGAAGTCCATCCAAGCCTGCAGCAACAGTAGCAGCCAACACCAGGTAAGGATTCGCAGTGGCTGagcccagtttgttctctatccgGGTGCCTTTCTCACCATGACACTTGATATTAAAAGCACAGCTGTTATCATTGTATCCCCACGTTGTAGGCACACTGTCCTTGAGGTCTTTACTCTCCTTAGAATAACGCTTTCGGCAGCTAACAGCGGGAGCCATCAAGCAGCTGAGAGCAGCGGAATGCTTCAAGAGTCCTGCCAACCATTTTTTCCCAGTGATCGTGAGCTCCTCAATCCCAGAACTGCTGCAGAACATGTTTTCCTTCCCATCGACATCCCAGAGACTGTGAGACAAAATTCCTGAATTGCAGAATCCAGTCTCAATGAAAAAGCTGGCGATGTAGTTATATTTCCTTGCCACTTCTTTGACACCTGTTCTGAGGGTAAATGCATTATCAGCTGCACTGATGCCAAATTCGGGCAAAAAACAGATTTCCATCTGACCAGGCCTGGTAGAGGAGGAAAAGCTCTCAACATTGGCTCCTGTGTGATACAAACCATCAACGAGTTCCTGGATGAAAGGCTGGTCATGATTATTTAGCAACGTTGAAGCAGGAAAAGATATGGTCTTTGAATTGATAATTTCAGGCAcagcaaaaatgcaaaaatcatagatgaaggcagagagcaaggaaaagCCAGAATCTTGTAGCTGGCTCAGTTGCCTCTTGGCAATGTACCTTGGGGAAGTCAGAAGAGGTTCACCAGTCACAGTGAATGTGTCACATATCACTCTTGCCGTTCTCTCAGCCCATGGCAACACACGAAAGGTTGAGAGCTCTGGCATCAGGACTATGTCACTATTAAAACATGTTGCTCTTATGTGATCCACTTCGTCGTCCTTAGGATTCGGTATCAATTCAAGATAACCTCGAGGCATGCAAACGCCATGGATCACTTTTTCCTAAAGAAAGTAGACACAGCAATCAGgctttgaaacttgaaaacaaacaaaaggatggaggtgggggtgagacACTgctgatgaggaaaaaaaaaaaactgtgtctaATGTCTGCTGGGTAACATTAGCTTAGTATcaagtaaatttcaaatattttaaaaataaacccccAACGTTACTTTTATAAGCAACTGTTAACCTTTTTAGCCTTCAAGGCTTTATATGTTCTTGGATCTGAAAGTAACAATCCTAAATAAAAGGTACAATGATAAAATGTCTTTATCACAAACAACAAAGGTAAAGCCATATGAAATTATTCGAAATGATTATAACCTAGCccttttcaaagcactttttattttatggcaTAGTTGCTAATACTTcagataagattttattttggcttATTCTATTGTAATCCACACAGTTAACTGAGAATCCTCAGTTCTTCCCAGAGAGACTAGTATGGGTCAATCCTGGGACACACATGACAATTATCCTATTCTAGGACACACATGACAGACATCCTAACACCAGAGGAACCGGGTCTACTGAAAGCTGCACTTCTGTCTTCAGTCATTTTTATAGCCCACTAAGAATGACTGCCT
The nucleotide sequence above comes from Panthera tigris isolate Pti1 chromosome B2, P.tigris_Pti1_mat1.1, whole genome shotgun sequence. Encoded proteins:
- the LGSN gene encoding lengsin, translated to MRLTAKNTAAEQRLDESKGQIVRVKKLSQVVTSPARTNSLDTRDEGNETEANRMSKLRRTRKKVTKQHLFSTEVGEMDISNSKERIRYQMVCHKLGDISKPVVGPGSADSHLPQDDKDSENQTTVMKPSRLKTSASAPCSEFNTNSSHSDDTRDGTQLPTTPHISSRMKHIKQEMVKNHLQFVRFEATDLHGVSRSKSIPAHFFQEKVIHGVCMPRGYLELIPNPKDDEVDHIRATCFNSDIVLMPELSTFRVLPWAERTARVICDTFTVTGEPLLTSPRYIAKRQLSQLQDSGFSLLSAFIYDFCIFAVPEIINSKTISFPASTLLNNHDQPFIQELVDGLYHTGANVESFSSSTRPGQMEICFLPEFGISAADNAFTLRTGVKEVARKYNYIASFFIETGFCNSGILSHSLWDVDGKENMFCSSSGIEELTITGKKWLAGLLKHSAALSCLMAPAVSCRKRYSKESKDLKDSVPTTWGYNDNSCAFNIKCHGEKGTRIENKLGSATANPYLVLAATVAAGLDGLQSSDGVLVGPDDSTDLYQSKPSEIPLKLEDALVALEEDQCLRQALGETFIRYFVAMKKYELENEETDAERNKFLEYFI